A single region of the Candidatus Syntrophosphaera sp. genome encodes:
- a CDS encoding HAD family phosphatase, with translation MNFKAIIFDLDGTLIDSMGLWRKVDRDFLHKRGIAVPRDLFDNLPNGNSFIRTAEYFRDRFGLPDSPESIMREWTEMVGWHYEHDVKLKPGAKRLVEKLHRLNVPIGLGTSNSEDLAQKALTQNGIWPYFRSVVTGDETMLGKPWPDIYLKCAAELKVPASRCAVIEDTLTGVQAAKAAGMTAIAIYDADSEDLLPRIKELADHFVANYSELSELLHL, from the coding sequence ATGAATTTTAAAGCCATCATCTTCGACCTGGACGGCACCCTCATCGACTCGATGGGCCTCTGGCGCAAGGTGGACCGCGATTTCCTGCACAAGCGCGGCATCGCCGTGCCCCGCGACCTCTTTGACAACCTGCCCAATGGCAACAGCTTCATCCGCACCGCTGAGTATTTCAGGGATCGCTTTGGACTTCCCGACTCTCCGGAAAGCATCATGCGGGAATGGACGGAGATGGTCGGCTGGCACTATGAGCATGACGTTAAACTGAAACCCGGCGCGAAGCGGTTGGTGGAAAAGCTGCACAGGCTGAACGTTCCGATCGGCCTGGGAACCAGCAATTCCGAGGACCTGGCCCAAAAAGCCCTCACCCAGAACGGCATCTGGCCCTATTTCCGCTCTGTGGTGACCGGCGACGAAACGATGCTGGGCAAGCCCTGGCCGGACATCTATCTCAAATGCGCGGCCGAACTCAAGGTGCCGGCTTCCCGATGCGCCGTGATCGAAGACACCCTCACCGGCGTGCAGGCAGCCAAGGCCGCCGGAATGACCGCCATCGCCATCTACGACGCGGACAGCGAGGATTTGCTGCCCCGCATCAAGGAATTGGCGGACCATTTTGTGGCCAACTACTCTGAACTGAGCGAGCTCTTACATTTATGA
- a CDS encoding ParA family protein, translated as MNKPLYIVIGAYGSGKSEFSIHLAQSLNKPGEQVVLADMDVVNPYFRSRDVRDEFAALGIEVIAPEGQFKHADLPMLSPRIKGAIENYGQTVVLDVGGDPAGCRTLGRFVDALSARGFAMLFVVNTFRPFTSSVEEVLQMKAQLEFASKLKITEFVCNNNLMEHTTPEIVEQGIAILDECSARTGLPFKRYLVLDSHADIVPDGLGGKQRLVMAYTLKKPWEGLALKGI; from the coding sequence ATGAACAAACCCCTCTACATCGTTATCGGCGCCTATGGCAGCGGGAAAAGCGAATTTTCCATCCATCTGGCCCAAAGCCTCAACAAACCTGGCGAACAGGTCGTCCTCGCGGACATGGACGTGGTCAACCCCTATTTCCGTTCCCGCGACGTACGCGACGAATTTGCCGCCCTCGGCATCGAAGTCATCGCCCCCGAAGGCCAGTTCAAGCATGCCGACCTGCCCATGCTCTCGCCCCGCATCAAGGGCGCAATCGAAAATTATGGCCAGACCGTGGTCCTGGACGTGGGCGGCGATCCTGCCGGCTGCCGCACTTTGGGCCGCTTCGTGGACGCCCTGTCCGCCCGCGGCTTTGCCATGCTCTTTGTGGTCAACACTTTCCGCCCCTTCACCTCCAGCGTGGAGGAGGTCCTGCAAATGAAGGCCCAGCTGGAATTCGCCTCCAAGCTCAAGATCACGGAGTTTGTCTGCAACAACAACCTGATGGAGCACACCACCCCGGAGATCGTTGAGCAGGGCATCGCCATCCTGGATGAATGCAGCGCCAGAACCGGCCTGCCTTTCAAGCGCTATCTGGTGCTGGATTCCCACGCGGATATCGTTCCCGACGGCTTGGGCGGGAAACAGCGCCTGGTGATGGCCTACACCCTCAAAAAACCCTGGGAAGGACTGGCCCTGAAAGGGATCTGA
- a CDS encoding DUF2089 domain-containing protein: MNMTSCPICKGELVIREYLCPSCNVSFRGEFSNSWLAGLSPEQLEFVKLFIIAQGNIREMEKRLGISYPTVKNRLAEIIRAIAKGETPNLDFSDIFSDLEQGFISVEEAVNMIQTRRKS; this comes from the coding sequence ATGAACATGACATCCTGCCCCATCTGCAAAGGCGAGCTGGTGATCCGGGAATACCTGTGTCCCTCTTGCAATGTGAGTTTCAGGGGCGAATTCAGCAATTCCTGGCTGGCCGGCTTGAGCCCGGAACAGCTGGAATTCGTCAAGCTGTTCATCATCGCCCAGGGCAACATTCGCGAGATGGAGAAGCGCCTGGGCATATCCTATCCCACGGTGAAGAACCGGCTGGCAGAGATCATCCGGGCCATCGCCAAAGGGGAAACGCCCAACTTGGATTTCAGCGACATCTTCAGCGATCTGGAGCAGGGCTTCATATCGGTGGAGGAGGCTGTTAACATGATTCAAACAAGGAGGAAATCATGA